The stretch of DNA ACCAGCATTCTCCGATGAATGAAAGCAGTACTGTTGCTGTTGTGCTTGCTGCTGCTGAGTGTGAGATGCCTCGGCGGCCACCTCTGGGGATCGGTTTGATCCTCCAGCAGCCCCGTCAGCAACTCCATGACCACAACTACTGTGATAAGCACACATTTCCCTAAAGAACAAGTGCTTAGAATTCAGCAATTTCCGAACTTCTTCTTTCATCTTAGGCGACAATTCCATTGTCTCAAGCAAGCTCTGATTCTCCACAACCTTGCAAGCCGTACCTTTCCCAAGAATATCATTCACTCTCTTATACCTCTTGTTCAAGTCATTGAACTTGTCCTCGCATTGCTGGGGAGACACATAGAATCCTTTCTCCATCATAGCACGAGATACCGATTTCCACTTCCCTTTCTTCTGTAACAAGCCTGCAGACTTCTTCTTACTACCCGTTGGATCGGTGATCCCTTCGGACCCGGCTTCGTCGCCCATGTAATAGACCGCCATTATCAGCAGCCTGACCATGGTGTCTGTCCACTTCATTCTCTGCCAAGGTGACATTTTTCTCTTGGCATCCCCAGAGTTGTCATCGTCCTCATCACTGAGAGCTATAGCTTGCTTGGGTTTGACCAGAGGGTATGGGTATTTTACGGATTGTTGAGACTGTGGAGGGTTGTGATCGGTTTCATGGTGCGGATAAGAAACACTAATTTGGAGGTGGTGGCGGTGGAGGTTTTGAGGGTTTGCAGGGCTCTTTTGTCGTTGTGGTAGTTGCTGTTGTAGAGGCAATTCTAGACCTAGCATTCCAGAATCTATGTTAGGAAACATTCCGCCGCCCACTCCATTTGGTTCCATCAGAAATTAAATTGGTCACACAGGTTCTCTTTGAAGACAAATAGGCGAAGAGCCGGTTGAAAAAACTGTCATCACCTACTAATTTCACATTCAGGAAGTAGTAACGGAAGATACCCAAATAACAGAACTGCCCAAGGCGCCAAATTATGGCATGATCACCAGGTCCCGAGCTGCCGAGACAGATATTAGTCCTTCTCGAGCTTTTGCAGATATAGATGCAAGAAGGTatacagaaagaaagaaagaaagagaggaagagcAAGAGAGGGAGATGGTGGAAGTGGGTTAGATTGGGTGCATGATGATGAGATAGGTAAGGATGGAGTATATACGGAGCACGGAGCAGCCGGTGTTAGATTGGGAGGTTTTGTTTGGGATGACAGAAAACTGCCCATGGTTTTGCTTCTTCCTTCTTAAGACGGAGGAAACCCACAGGATTCTCAAAACCAAAACTGGGAGCCACCTAAAAGCATAATCAAATACTTTAGGAGTCACTatgtttgaataaaattttcaaaataatatcatgttgggatttgatgtttttgttaATTGGGCTTCCATGGAGGGCGCATTTTGATATAGTGGCTCTATTTTAATGGAAGCGAGGCGCACGCGCATGCAACTTTTAGGCTTAAGAGTTAGAGGGACCCCACACCAAAGAAAGAGGGCTTTTGGTTTGATCCTTGACATTTGTACTGTCTTGCAAGCTTTCATACCAAGCCCACAACTCCTCCTTTTTGACACCACGATTCACGAAGGAGGATTTGCAAGTGTCGGGGTAGACTTGAATCATTTCTACGtcatacattaatatataattttttattttttatcattttatttaaatacatatattaatatttaatattaatgtctaaatatgttcatttaaataaaatgagaaaaatgacaCGTGATGTTAATATGTGGTATGACAACGACGAGTAGCATCTTCGAAAGATTTTTTGGGTGCAAACAAAGACAGGCCCACATGCTTAATTATCCAACTTCcggagctttttttttttttttctttcctttttatcgAGTAAATAAACTCCTTAACGCATATAATTATAgagagattttatttataatctgaCTACGTatgcaattttattaataaatgagaataaattttttaaaaaatattattataattttaattgtttttaaaacataattatatatgaacaattctaaatggagaCTGTACGACTAActcattaattataatattctatctCCCAAAAATCGTATAA from Juglans regia cultivar Chandler chromosome 4, Walnut 2.0, whole genome shotgun sequence encodes:
- the LOC109002764 gene encoding uncharacterized protein LOC109002764; the encoded protein is MEPNGVGGGMFPNIDSGMLGLELPLQQQLPQRQKSPANPQNLHRHHLQISVSYPHHETDHNPPQSQQSVKYPYPLVKPKQAIALSDEDDDNSGDAKRKMSPWQRMKWTDTMVRLLIMAVYYMGDEAGSEGITDPTGSKKKSAGLLQKKGKWKSVSRAMMEKGFYVSPQQCEDKFNDLNKRYKRVNDILGKGTACKVVENQSLLETMELSPKMKEEVRKLLNSKHLFFREMCAYHSSCGHGVADGAAGGSNRSPEVAAEASHTQQQQAQQQQYCFHSSENAGMGGDGSKMVKGESGEEEEEDDDDVGDDSDEDEDEDGVESGSKGLSGHGHEDEDDNDERTWRKRARKVGFPASSQLVQQLSCDVMSMLQDGEKSQWEKKQWLRTRLIQLEEQQVSYQGQAFELEKQRLKWVKFSGKKEREMERAKLENERRRLENERMALLLRQKEMELLDLHQQQQQLQQLQHSSNKRGEPSSVTG